A region of Hydrogenimonas cancrithermarum DNA encodes the following proteins:
- a CDS encoding integrase core domain-containing protein, whose translation MRPYFSSTACDVGKAIILRSDDGLVFTSRSFAKTVKDYKFKQECIWHYNFTSLKETNNIIGNWIRFYNEERRHLALKYRTPAEAYRLAA comes from the coding sequence TTGAGGCCATATTTCTCATCGACGGCCTGTGACGTCGGAAAAGCGATCATACTCAGAAGCGACGATGGCCTGGTCTTTACCAGCCGATCCTTTGCAAAAACCGTCAAAGACTACAAATTCAAGCAGGAGTGCATCTGGCACTATAACTTCACGTCACTCAAGGAGACCAACAACATTATCGGAAACTGGATCAGGTTTTACAATGAAGAGAGAAGGCATTTGGCGCTGAAGTACAGAACGCCGGCTGAAGCCTATCGCTTAGCGGCTTGA
- a CDS encoding V-type ATP synthase subunit E family protein, translated as MKMTDLAGLSHFEEHFRELKDQYVIVGGFATLMLLDRELPNHGKATHDIDLVLLTSTSVEMAAKIKTYIKEGGHTIQKGQQDRYQYYRFVEPKAEGYPKEIELFSSEEYGIELDEGQRIIPIDPEEGLYSLSAIMLDREYFDMIKSNIEEIDSIPYSNTLATMLLKMSAVYDLYHRDDDKWKKHRRDILKLTLLLTGEERLVLKGRMIDDVKFFKELVEELTPKMIKQIVGKGVVVDKDTVIRSIEQVFVTEKVQE; from the coding sequence ATGAAAATGACAGACCTGGCGGGCTTGAGCCATTTCGAAGAACATTTTAGGGAGCTGAAAGATCAGTATGTGATCGTTGGAGGCTTTGCGACTTTGATGCTTCTGGACAGGGAACTCCCGAATCATGGTAAGGCAACCCATGATATAGATTTGGTGTTATTGACATCAACATCGGTAGAGATGGCAGCTAAGATCAAAACATATATCAAAGAAGGTGGTCACACTATTCAGAAAGGTCAACAGGACAGATACCAATATTACAGGTTTGTTGAACCCAAGGCAGAGGGATATCCTAAAGAGATTGAGTTATTTTCTTCAGAAGAGTACGGTATAGAGTTGGATGAGGGACAGCGCATTATTCCTATCGATCCGGAAGAGGGGCTCTATTCATTATCTGCCATTATGCTGGATCGTGAATACTTTGATATGATCAAAAGCAATATAGAGGAAATAGATAGTATTCCCTACAGCAATACGCTGGCAACGATGCTGCTGAAAATGTCAGCAGTATATGATTTGTACCACAGAGATGATGACAAATGGAAAAAACATCGCCGAGATATATTGAAACTGACACTTCTGTTAACAGGTGAAGAGCGACTGGTTTTAAAGGGGAGAATGATCGATGACGTCAAATTTTTCAAAGAACTGGTAGAAGAATTGACACCTAAAATGATAAAGCAGATTGTTGGTAAAGGTGTAGTGGTTGACAAAGATACCGTTATACGCTCCATCGAACAGGTGTTTGTAACAGAAAAGGTACAAGAATGA
- a CDS encoding sensor histidine kinase, with protein sequence MIFDRKKFALKYALFYASLIAAIMLVPLFVYTQLMLGVNEAKTQNELLREARNIILQMESYNPAGGEAFRFPRYSSYEAGLYDDNMRSIFTLLEYTPPSFTPGYHRYDDYRYYVMQLPGGRYFGANYLIVSKKQNSAEIYMTVLLVIVGIVAMLFLLTWMVFRNFARPFETINAQLDNFIKDSMHEINTPLSIIQLNADLFARKFGTNKYLPRIKAAAKTLATIYNDMDYLIKKETMAYPKECIDFSEFLDDRVDYFKEVASLREIEIETDIEEGITITFNSTKLQRIVDNTLSNAIKYSHERGLVRVTLMKRDEGVIFTVEDEGVGMKQPEKVFERYYREDSFKGGFGIGLNIVKNIVDQEGITIRVDSEFGKGSTFTYIFK encoded by the coding sequence TTGATCTTTGACAGAAAAAAGTTTGCACTCAAGTATGCGCTTTTTTACGCTTCGCTCATCGCCGCCATCATGCTGGTTCCCCTTTTTGTCTATACGCAGCTGATGCTGGGAGTCAATGAGGCGAAGACGCAAAACGAACTGCTCCGGGAGGCACGCAATATCATCCTGCAGATGGAGAGCTACAACCCCGCAGGCGGTGAAGCGTTCCGTTTTCCGCGTTATTCGAGCTACGAGGCGGGACTCTACGACGACAATATGCGAAGCATCTTCACCCTGTTGGAGTATACGCCTCCGAGTTTCACACCCGGCTACCACCGGTACGACGACTACCGCTATTATGTGATGCAGCTTCCCGGAGGACGCTATTTCGGGGCCAACTATCTGATTGTCTCGAAAAAGCAGAACAGCGCAGAAATCTATATGACGGTGCTGCTCGTTATCGTCGGTATCGTCGCGATGCTCTTTCTGCTGACTTGGATGGTCTTTAGAAATTTTGCGAGGCCCTTTGAAACGATCAATGCACAGCTCGACAACTTCATCAAGGACTCGATGCACGAAATCAATACACCGCTCAGCATCATTCAGCTCAATGCGGACCTCTTTGCACGCAAATTCGGCACCAACAAATATCTTCCGCGTATCAAAGCGGCAGCCAAGACGTTGGCGACGATCTATAACGACATGGACTACCTGATCAAGAAAGAGACGATGGCTTATCCGAAAGAGTGTATCGATTTTTCGGAGTTTCTGGACGATCGCGTCGACTACTTCAAAGAGGTGGCGTCGCTGCGGGAGATCGAGATCGAGACAGATATCGAAGAGGGGATCACGATCACTTTCAATTCGACCAAACTGCAGCGAATCGTCGACAATACGCTCTCCAACGCCATCAAGTACAGTCACGAGCGGGGGCTTGTTCGCGTGACACTGATGAAGAGGGACGAAGGTGTGATTTTCACGGTAGAAGACGAAGGCGTCGGCATGAAACAGCCCGAAAAGGTGTTCGAACGCTACTATCGTGAAGATAGCTTCAAAGGCGGATTCGGCATCGGGCTGAACATCGTCAAAAATATCGTCGACCAGGAGGGAATCACGATTCGGGTCGATTCCGAGTTCGGCAAAGGAAGTACTTTCACCTATATATTTAAATAG
- a CDS encoding response regulator transcription factor, whose product MRILLLEDEYTLRISMVEFLEELGFTVDDYASGDDALDALFERSYDLILLDVKVPGINGFELLQTAREHGKTLPAIFITSLTDVDALAKGYRSGCCDYIKKPFDLIELQLRVEQALKSECFKTQEKAIELPNGYTYDTKKFVLCHEGEEIALTKTEKRMLELLIQNRGNVVTPEQFQEFVWGEAVDPANIRVQINKLRKKLSAGLITNVRGLGYRIDL is encoded by the coding sequence ATGAGAATTTTGCTGCTCGAAGACGAATATACGTTGCGTATCAGTATGGTCGAGTTTCTGGAGGAACTCGGGTTCACCGTCGACGATTACGCTTCGGGAGACGATGCACTCGATGCGCTGTTCGAAAGATCGTACGATTTGATTCTTCTGGATGTGAAGGTGCCCGGGATCAACGGGTTCGAGCTGCTTCAGACAGCCCGCGAGCACGGAAAAACGTTACCGGCGATCTTCATTACCTCTTTGACCGATGTGGATGCGTTGGCGAAAGGGTACAGGAGTGGATGCTGCGACTATATCAAAAAGCCGTTCGATCTGATCGAACTGCAGCTTCGCGTGGAGCAGGCGCTCAAATCGGAATGCTTCAAAACACAGGAGAAGGCCATCGAACTTCCCAATGGCTACACCTACGATACGAAAAAGTTCGTTCTGTGCCATGAAGGTGAAGAGATCGCCCTGACAAAGACCGAAAAGAGGATGCTCGAACTTCTCATTCAAAACAGGGGCAACGTCGTGACGCCCGAGCAGTTTCAGGAGTTTGTCTGGGGCGAGGCGGTCGATCCTGCCAATATCCGGGTGCAGATCAACAAACTGCGCAAGAAGCTCTCTGCCGGGCTTATCACCAATGTCCGGGGCCTGGGGTACCGCATTGATCTTTGA
- a CDS encoding cache domain-containing protein, translating into MQEWFTKKFVIVIALFLVVTMGGSVWYLSKKVEENRYVQFSDTLRNYFRNGLNSQKSQALSLAIALAENKALKEALWDDDEDRGYEILSKSLARLREYTLMRDVRAQVITTDLTIFARSWDNTYAGMPLDIFREDLKAITTLKKPKVAIEPGRLLSIKATTPIMHGAKAIGYLEILQFFDKITDDLRRNRIELLVLMNEKLLSIATLMRENPTVQNYVVSNKNYNTNLLKIVERVDMPKLLRQRYLYHRGHFFIVEEMLDGRGDQIGLFLMALSKEDLDQLMNGDKPLSFFLNFTQKDLYQIVNRWEDPTGGYRSIYDRNLFKLLNTFQGEDRMLVEQEIYEVLKEYSKEELIDIILYQNRRRKITGVIE; encoded by the coding sequence TTGCAGGAATGGTTCACTAAAAAATTCGTCATCGTTATCGCACTTTTCCTGGTCGTGACGATGGGAGGAAGTGTCTGGTATCTTTCCAAAAAAGTGGAAGAGAACCGCTATGTCCAGTTCAGCGATACGCTTCGCAACTATTTCAGGAACGGGCTCAATTCTCAGAAGTCCCAGGCGCTTTCGCTCGCCATCGCGTTGGCGGAGAACAAGGCACTCAAAGAGGCGCTTTGGGACGACGACGAAGACAGGGGATACGAGATACTCTCCAAATCTCTCGCACGGCTGCGCGAATATACGTTGATGAGGGATGTACGTGCCCAGGTGATCACGACCGATCTCACCATCTTCGCGAGAAGCTGGGACAACACCTATGCGGGTATGCCGCTCGATATTTTCCGCGAAGACCTCAAAGCGATCACGACGCTCAAAAAACCGAAAGTGGCGATCGAACCGGGGCGGCTCCTTTCGATCAAGGCGACGACACCGATCATGCATGGCGCCAAGGCGATCGGCTATCTGGAAATTTTGCAGTTTTTCGACAAAATCACCGACGATCTTCGCCGGAACCGCATCGAACTGCTGGTGCTGATGAACGAGAAACTGCTGAGTATCGCGACGCTGATGCGTGAAAATCCGACCGTGCAAAACTATGTGGTCAGCAACAAAAATTACAACACGAATCTCCTCAAGATCGTGGAGCGTGTCGATATGCCGAAACTGCTGCGTCAACGTTATCTTTATCATCGCGGTCACTTTTTTATCGTCGAGGAGATGCTCGACGGCCGTGGGGACCAGATCGGACTCTTTTTGATGGCTTTGAGCAAAGAGGATCTCGACCAATTGATGAACGGCGACAAACCGCTCTCCTTTTTTCTCAACTTCACCCAGAAGGACCTCTATCAGATCGTCAACCGCTGGGAAGATCCGACAGGCGGTTACCGAAGCATCTATGACAGGAATCTCTTCAAACTTCTCAACACGTTTCAGGGAGAAGACCGGATGCTGGTGGAACAGGAGATTTACGAAGTGTTGAAGGAGTACAGCAAAGAGGAGCTGATAGACATTATCCTCTATCAGAACCGAAGACGCAAGATAACCGGAGTGATCGAATGA
- a CDS encoding rhodanese-like domain-containing protein → MKRTMMIALVAGAAVLLYFLYAKGIIFANFESVTPKRAYEMIQNDPDVVILDVRRPEEYREGHLEGARLIPVQELDRRLADLEMLKHKTILVYCRSGIRSVMASRKLAANGFKPYNLKGGINAWKNEGLPLAN, encoded by the coding sequence ATGAAACGTACAATGATGATCGCTCTTGTTGCCGGTGCCGCGGTTTTGCTCTATTTTCTGTATGCGAAAGGGATTATCTTCGCCAATTTCGAGAGTGTAACGCCGAAGCGTGCGTATGAAATGATCCAAAACGATCCCGATGTCGTCATACTCGATGTCAGGAGGCCGGAAGAGTATAGGGAAGGCCATCTGGAAGGTGCCAGATTGATTCCGGTGCAGGAGCTGGACCGACGTCTCGCAGATCTGGAGATGCTCAAACACAAAACGATTCTGGTCTACTGCAGAAGTGGGATTCGCAGTGTCATGGCATCGCGCAAACTCGCCGCCAACGGCTTCAAACCCTATAATCTCAAAGGCGGTATCAACGCATGGAAAAATGAGGGGTTGCCGCTTGCAAATTGA
- a CDS encoding VanZ family protein: protein MNFQSLFYHPTAVVWAKRLFWVTLFAVFFLAFSPGADIGPDFQFADKVKHAVAFCVLALLYAWGYGNRYTRIAGWMLMVGIFIEAVQYFLPYREASVFDVFADIVGIMAGVTIYHISIEGKS from the coding sequence ATGAATTTCCAATCCCTTTTTTATCATCCAACGGCTGTTGTATGGGCTAAACGTCTTTTTTGGGTCACGCTTTTTGCTGTCTTTTTTCTTGCCTTTTCTCCTGGTGCGGATATCGGGCCAGATTTTCAGTTCGCCGACAAGGTCAAACATGCTGTAGCTTTTTGTGTTTTGGCATTGCTCTATGCATGGGGATATGGAAACCGCTATACACGGATTGCCGGATGGATGCTGATGGTGGGTATATTTATCGAGGCGGTGCAATATTTTCTTCCTTACAGGGAGGCGTCTGTCTTTGATGTTTTTGCCGATATCGTGGGTATAATGGCAGGTGTCACGATTTATCATATATCCATCGAAGGGAAATCATGA
- the trpA gene encoding tryptophan synthase subunit alpha → MKKLVAYITTGYPDKAFTVDLALALKEAGADSLELGIPFSDPVADGPVIEAANLFALQKGFKIADLLEVSEKIAPHIDMLWMGYFNPFYHRGIDFFLDKAKAFGVSGFIIPDLPHEEGALYRPKFDEKGVALIEFVAPTDSKERIAEIVKDARKFIYMVAYAGITGAEKSESLEPIIASVREHTDTPLYIGFGVNEKTAKKKAKGVDGVIVGSAFVKILLKENLTSTQKIDKISTLARSIKEMINE, encoded by the coding sequence TTGAAAAAACTGGTAGCTTATATCACCACCGGATATCCGGATAAAGCATTTACCGTCGATCTGGCGCTTGCGCTGAAAGAGGCGGGTGCCGATTCGCTGGAGCTCGGTATTCCGTTTTCCGATCCGGTCGCCGATGGCCCCGTGATCGAAGCGGCAAATCTTTTCGCCCTTCAAAAGGGGTTCAAAATTGCGGATCTGCTCGAGGTGAGTGAAAAGATCGCTCCGCATATCGATATGCTCTGGATGGGCTATTTCAACCCTTTCTATCATCGAGGGATCGATTTTTTCCTTGACAAAGCGAAAGCGTTTGGGGTCAGCGGTTTCATCATCCCGGACCTCCCGCATGAAGAGGGTGCGCTCTATCGTCCGAAGTTTGACGAAAAGGGGGTGGCGCTCATCGAGTTTGTCGCACCGACCGATTCGAAAGAACGGATCGCGGAAATCGTCAAAGATGCCAGAAAATTCATCTATATGGTCGCTTATGCCGGTATTACGGGTGCCGAAAAGAGCGAATCGCTCGAACCGATCATCGCGAGCGTACGCGAACATACCGATACACCGCTTTACATCGGCTTCGGCGTCAACGAAAAGACGGCGAAAAAGAAGGCCAAAGGGGTCGACGGCGTCATTGTCGGAAGCGCCTTCGTGAAGATCTTGCTTAAAGAGAACTTGACAAGCACACAGAAAATCGATAAAATATCTACACTTGCGCGTTCGATCAAGGAGATGATCAACGAGTAA
- a CDS encoding Hpt domain-containing protein, which produces MGIRKRLEEQFDYDIVDEFLDHLDVMTEAMEPLIVALEKEEGRRERIDELFRIFHNIKSASSFLKIERVYLLAELAEETMQRLRNDPSHIGEAMVDWLLLVSDQFRTWYVQMADDGELGNINPEILNVPE; this is translated from the coding sequence ATGGGCATCCGGAAACGGCTGGAAGAGCAGTTCGACTATGATATCGTAGATGAGTTCCTCGATCATCTCGACGTAATGACGGAAGCGATGGAACCTCTGATCGTCGCACTTGAAAAAGAGGAAGGACGCAGAGAGAGGATCGATGAGCTGTTCCGCATTTTCCATAACATAAAGTCGGCGTCCTCCTTTCTGAAAATCGAACGGGTCTATCTGTTGGCGGAGTTGGCGGAAGAGACGATGCAGAGGCTTCGCAACGATCCTTCGCATATAGGCGAAGCGATGGTCGACTGGCTTTTGCTGGTCAGCGACCAGTTTCGCACGTGGTATGTGCAGATGGCCGACGACGGTGAACTTGGAAACATCAATCCCGAAATCTTGAATGTACCGGAGTAG
- the panB gene encoding 3-methyl-2-oxobutanoate hydroxymethyltransferase, with translation MPKKETITSLQQAKGERKITMITAYDALFASLFRESADMILVGDSLNMSFKGEPDTLSITLEQMIYHTQAVCNGAPDTFVVCDMPFGSTNTKEEALANAVKVFQQTRADAVKIEGGCERADLVEHLTDNAIAVIGHVGLLPQSVRSEGGYKVKGRDEESFKQVMADAKAIEESGAFALVIEGVTPALGKAVTEAVKIPVIGIGAGKETDGQVLVWSDMLGFFEAFKPKFVKRYLEGAKLVKEAVGEYAKEVRSGIFPAEEHTYK, from the coding sequence ATGCCAAAAAAAGAGACGATCACTTCCTTGCAGCAGGCGAAAGGCGAGCGTAAAATCACGATGATCACGGCGTATGACGCACTCTTTGCCTCTTTGTTTCGCGAGTCAGCCGACATGATCCTCGTCGGCGACAGTCTCAACATGAGTTTCAAAGGCGAACCCGATACTCTCTCGATTACACTCGAACAGATGATCTACCATACCCAGGCGGTCTGCAACGGCGCTCCGGACACCTTTGTCGTCTGCGACATGCCGTTCGGTTCGACCAACACCAAAGAAGAAGCGCTCGCCAACGCGGTAAAAGTTTTCCAGCAGACAAGAGCCGATGCCGTAAAAATCGAAGGGGGATGCGAACGGGCCGATCTGGTTGAACATCTCACCGACAATGCCATCGCCGTCATAGGCCATGTCGGACTGCTGCCTCAGTCAGTCCGCTCAGAAGGGGGCTACAAGGTCAAAGGGCGCGACGAAGAGAGCTTCAAGCAGGTGATGGCTGATGCCAAAGCGATCGAAGAATCCGGTGCCTTTGCACTCGTGATCGAAGGCGTCACACCCGCGCTCGGAAAAGCGGTCACCGAAGCCGTCAAAATCCCCGTCATCGGAATCGGTGCCGGCAAAGAGACCGACGGACAGGTACTGGTCTGGTCCGATATGCTCGGTTTTTTCGAGGCTTTCAAACCCAAATTCGTCAAACGCTACCTCGAGGGAGCGAAACTGGTCAAAGAGGCAGTCGGAGAGTATGCCAAAGAGGTTCGATCGGGCATCTTTCCGGCTGAAGAGCACACTTATAAGTGA
- the ruvB gene encoding Holliday junction branch migration DNA helicase RuvB, producing MERMVEIEKFDYENSYEASLRPSRWDEYIGQEKIKKNLRVFIQASKKRDEALDHVLFFGPPGLGKTTLAYLIATEMESSIKVTAAPMIEKSGDLAAILTNLEEGDILFIDEIHRLSPAIEEILYPAMEDYRLDIIIGSGPAAQTIKLDLPRFTLIGATTRAGMISNPLRERFGMHFRMQFYESKELAKIVQQAAQKLDKPCDADAALEIARRSRGTPRIALRLLRRVRDFAEVENEALIHLDRTKFALDQLGVNEEGFDELDIKLLQLLIEARGKPLGLSTIGAALSEDEGTIEDVIEPYLLANGYIERTARGRIATPKTYEHFKLTPRLQGGLL from the coding sequence GTGGAAAGAATGGTGGAGATCGAAAAGTTCGATTACGAGAATAGCTACGAAGCGTCGCTTCGGCCAAGCCGGTGGGACGAATACATCGGGCAGGAGAAGATCAAAAAGAATCTTCGTGTTTTCATACAGGCGAGCAAAAAGCGTGACGAAGCACTCGACCATGTCCTCTTTTTCGGCCCTCCCGGTCTCGGAAAGACGACACTCGCCTACCTCATCGCTACGGAGATGGAAAGCAGTATCAAAGTCACGGCTGCCCCGATGATCGAAAAGAGCGGTGACCTGGCAGCCATTCTCACAAATCTCGAAGAGGGAGACATCCTCTTCATCGACGAGATCCACCGCCTCTCACCGGCGATCGAAGAGATCCTCTATCCGGCCATGGAAGATTACCGCCTCGACATCATCATCGGCAGCGGCCCGGCGGCGCAGACGATCAAACTCGACCTTCCACGCTTCACCCTCATCGGTGCCACGACCCGTGCGGGAATGATCTCAAATCCGCTGAGAGAGCGCTTCGGAATGCACTTTCGAATGCAGTTTTACGAAAGCAAAGAGCTGGCGAAGATCGTACAGCAGGCGGCACAGAAACTCGACAAGCCGTGCGATGCCGACGCGGCGCTCGAAATCGCCAGGCGGAGCCGTGGCACCCCTCGAATCGCCCTGCGTCTGCTTCGACGCGTGCGCGACTTCGCCGAAGTGGAGAACGAGGCTCTGATTCATCTCGATCGCACGAAATTCGCCCTCGACCAGCTCGGCGTCAACGAAGAGGGCTTCGACGAACTCGACATCAAACTGCTGCAGCTGCTCATCGAAGCGCGCGGAAAACCGCTCGGGCTCAGTACGATCGGAGCGGCGCTCAGCGAAGACGAGGGAACCATCGAAGATGTCATCGAACCCTACCTGCTCGCCAACGGCTACATCGAGCGGACGGCCCGTGGACGCATCGCGACACCAAAAACCTACGAGCATTTCAAACTCACTCCCCGATTGCAGGGCGGTC